A window of the Malaclemys terrapin pileata isolate rMalTer1 chromosome 6, rMalTer1.hap1, whole genome shotgun sequence genome harbors these coding sequences:
- the PGAP4 gene encoding post-GPI attachment to proteins factor 4: MLLRGLRLYGKWCRFSSPITQLLTLTMVTFGVLAPLICHRLLHSYFYLRRWHLNPMSQDFLKQNEGDGQTALRYFEDLRTPNSSEISGDKALRPWLLITIITVQRRNEFHYVLQVASRFHRLLQQCGPRCRSHQVFLCNVEQDPGSHQDARLLGNFFAMVSRYKNWEDPDAAVNQFEKEKRDYAFCLEQSLLAYSPEYVLLVEDDAVPEEEIFPVLQHLLLARFSKPHLKDALYLKLYHPERLQRYINPEPMRILEWLGLGMFLGPLLSFLYSWVSGRPSLTWPIVLFFALYSMALAELVGRHYLLELRRLAPVLYNVVPVTECCTPAMLFSAPSAHRVLGYLQELHCRRGFAKDTALYSLLRTKGERAYVVEPNLVRHVGMFSSLRPNDSPKLL; this comes from the coding sequence ATGCTCCTCCGAGGACTGCGGCTCTATGGGAAGTGGTGCCGTTTTTCCAGTCCCATTACTCAGCTCCTTACCTTAACTATGGTGACATTTGGCGTGTTGGCTCCCTTGATTTGCCACCGGCTCCTCCACTCCTATTTTTACTTACGCCGCTGGCATCTGAACCCCATGAGCCAGGATTTCCTGAAGCAGAACGAGGGGGATGGCCAGACTGCCCTCCGTTACTTTGAGGACCTGCGGACTCCTAACTCCTCAGAGATCTCAGGCGACAAGGCCCTCAGACCATGGCTGCTCATCACCATCATCACCGTGCAGAGGCGGAATGAGTTCCACTATGTCCTACAGGTGGCTTCCCGTTTCCACCGCCTCCTCCAGCAGTGTGGCCCTCGCTGCCGGAGCCACCAGGTCTTTCTCTGTAACGTGGAGCAGGACCCGGGCAGCCACCAGGATGCCAGGCTGTTGGGTAACTTCTTTGCAATGGTCAGCCGCTACAAAAACTGGGAAGACCCCGATGCCGCAGTGAACCAGTTTGAGAAGGAGAAGCGAGACTATGCCTTCTGCCTGGAGCAGTCGCTCTTGGCCTACAGTCCAGAGTACGTCCTTCTGGTGGAAGACGATGCTGTTCCCGAAGAGGAGATATTCCCTGTCctgcagcacctgctgctggcccggTTCTCAAAGCCACACCTCAAAGATGCCCTCTACCTGAAGTTGTACCATCCTGAGCGGCTTCAGCGCTATATCAACCCAGAGCCCATGAGGATCCTGGAGTGGCTCGGCCTGGGCATGTTTCTGGGCCCCCTGCTGAGCTTTCTGTACTCCTGGGTGTCTGGCCGCCCAAGCCTTACCTGGCCCATTGTCCTGTTCTTTGCCTTGTACAGCATGGCACTAGCAGAGCTGGTGGGTCGCCACTACCTGCTGGAGCTGCGCCGGCTGGCCCCTGTGCTCTACAACGTGGTGCCGGTCACCGAGTGCTGCACGCCCGCCATGCTGTTCTCCGCCCCTTCCGCCCACCGTGTCTTGGGTTACCTTCAAGAGCTGCACTGCCGTCGGGGCTTTGCCAAAGACACTGCTCTCTACTCCCTGTTGCGCACCAAGGGTGAAAGGGCCTACGTGGTGGAGCCCAATCTGGTCAGGCACGTGGGGATGTTTTCCAGCCTCAGGCCAAATGACAGCCCTAAGCTACTGTGA